GCGCAAGAGGCGGCCGGACAGGGACAGGGTTGCCACCACATCGACCAATAACAGCAAGATCGAAAGGCTCAATAGCAGGCCCGCGATCGGCTGTTCCGGTGCAACGGCAAAGCCGCGCACGGGAACGCTGACAGGCCAGCTGGCTGGGGTCAAAGCACTGTCTTGAGTGAACACATTGCGGGCCAAGCGGCTGTCGCCGCTGCCGTAAACGCCCGGCCGCAGTGTTGGGCCAGCGGGGGCCGCGACCAGGTCCGCGCCGTCTACACCGGGCAGATTGCCCGCATCAAACAACGCACCATATCCATCCATCACCCGCAGCGGTGTCCATGTGGTACCGGCCAAATCCTTGGCCTTGGGTGCTGCAGAAGCTGACGACACCGCCAGCCGTTCCATCATTTCGACAAAGAGACCGGACAAAGGCAAGGTGGACCATTCCGCCGTGGCGGTGACGTGGAATAGGACGATCTGGCCCTGGCCCACGGTCTTGCGCGTGACCAAAGGTGTACCATCGCTGAGCGCGGCAATCACCCGATTGGCCAAGGATGGATCGGGTTGCGCCACGACCTGAGCGGTGACAACAACATCATCCGGAATGCGCAGTCCAAAAAACGGCGAGGTCTCGCGGAACGGGGCCAGTGCTTTGGGTTCTCCCCAACTCATCGCGCCGCCGACGCTGCGCCCGCCAGCCCGCAGTCGCACCGGCATAAGCGGATCTTCGTCAATGCGGCTGATGTCGCTGGCGGCGATGCGCGGCCCTGCAAAGCGGACCAACATACCCCCCTTGTTGATCCATTCCTGCAAAGGCTGGTTTTCGGCATCCGAGATGGTCGCAATGTCGGCCAGCACAATCACATCGGGGTTGGCGGGCAGAACATCGGTCAGCGTCCCATCAATCAAATCAGCTGTCGGCTGCAGCGCCTGTTCGATGTAATGCAGCGGCGACAGCAGTTGCAGCCCCTCTTGATCATTCCGCCCCCCGATCAAGGCTACCTCGCGGCGGCGCAGGGCGTCATCGACCAATGTGATCGCGCCTGCGGATCGCTGTCCGGCGATGGCAAAACCGGTGATGCGGGCACGCAATTCCGCGGGCAAGGAAAGCTCTGCTTCGGCGGTGGTCGCGCCGCTGTCAAATGTCGCCTCCGCCGTGGCCAGGATACGGGCATTGCCTGCCGGATCGCGTCCTTCGGCCTGCAACACCACGGTTCTGTCTGGGCCGGCCAAGGCGCGTTGAACATTCAGTTTGACCACGCTGTCTTGATAGGTGGCAGGGGCGATGGCCAGGACGTTCGCGGCGGTCTGGAATACCTCGACAGCCCCCTTTGACTGCAAATCTGACAGAAGATCAGCCCGGCCCGGATAATCGAGCGCATCACTGAACCAGATCGTGTCAAAAGCGGGCAGTTCTGTGATGATTGCGCGGGCTTTGCCTATGACCGTGGGGGCAGGTTGCCATGCGGCAGGTGCAAATCCGGCAAGCCGGTTGCGCCAGACATCTGCTGATTGAAAGGACGGTTGATCGGGGCGGGTCAGGGTCAGAATCCCCACGGTGCGTTCGGCCCGGCCCGCACGAACAAGTTGCGCTTCGATGGCTTGGGTCTGTTGCTGCCAACGTGCTGCGCCAGCCCATGATCCGTCGAGTACAATCAGCAATGGGCCGGTCCCGGCGTCCTGATCCTCTTCGGGGTTCAGGACCGGTCCGGCCAACCCTAAAATGATCGCCGCCACAGCCAACATCCGCAGCAGCAAAAGCCACCACGGGGTGCGATCAGATACGGTTTCGTCGTCTTTCAACCCCAGCAGCAGTGCGACACCCGGAAAGCGGCGCCGGATCGGTGCCGGCGGCACGGCCCGAAGAAGCAACCACAAGATCGGCAAGGCCAACAGCGCCGTTAAAATCCATGGAGAGGTAAATCCAATGCCGCCCAGAATGGTCATGTCGCCACACCCCGCCGCGCATCAAGCGCCCCGTAGAGCCAAAGCAATGCCGATTGTGCAGAAGCATCCGTATGGTGCAGCCCGTATTGCCATCCGGTCAGGGCGCAAAGCTCCGACAACTCCTGCTTGCGGGCGGCGAGCCGCTCCAGATAGCGGGATTTAAGGTCATTTGCCTTGAGAGTTTCATGGCTCAATGTGCCGCCCATGCTTTCGAAAATAGTGCGGCCCGTGAAGGGGAATGCCTCTTCGGAGGGATCGAGCACATGATACAAAACCCCGCGCACACCGCGATCTGCCGCTTTGGTCAGCGCCAGCTTGACCGCTTCGAGATCGCCCATGAAATCAGAAATGAACACGGCCCGCGCATGGGGTATCATCGCGCGGTGTTCAGGTGGGCTGTAATCGGCAGGGTCGTCTTGCGTCAGCATCTCGGCAAGGCGCAGCACCTGCGGGTTGCCCCGGCGCGGCGGCAGGGCGGTGCCGGTCAGGCCCACGCGTTCACCGCCTCGGATCAGCAGAATACAGAGCGCCAGACCCAAAAGCCGGGCCCGATCTGCCTTGTCCGGCAAATCCTTGTTCGAGGCAAAGCGCATCGAGGCGCCCTGATCGACCCACAGCATCACCGATTGGGCAATCTGCCACTCGCGTTCGCGTACATATTCCTGATCGCCCATGGCCGATCTGCGGTGGTCAATCATCCGGCGACTGTCGCCGTGTTGCGCGGGTCTGTACTGCCAGAAATCGTCACCCAGGCCCGCGCGCCTGCGACCATGTGCGCCCAGCAGAACCGCGCCCGCCAAATGCTCCGCCCGCGCCAAAAGCGCCGGAAGCCGGGCGGCCTGTTCTTCGGCCTTGGCGCGGAGGGTGGTTTGCGGTGTCACGCGGCGGCCTTTGTCCCGCCAAGGGCTGCGGCCGTGTCGTCAATCAACGCCTGCAAACTGTCACCCCGCGCCCGCGCAGCAAAATTCAGGGCCATCCGGTGGCTCAGCACCGGACGGGCCATTGCGGTCACGTCTTCGGCTGACGGGGCCAAACGACCTTCCAACAGTGCCCTTGCCCGCACGGCCAGCATAAGGGCTTGGGCGGCCCGTGGACCTGGACCCCAAGCGACGGTTTCCCGCACCTGGGCGCTTGCACTGCTTTCTTCGGGGCGGAAGGCACGGACCAGATCAAGGATCATCTCAACCACAGAATCGCCCACGGGCATCCGGCGGAGCAACCGCTGTGCCTCGATCAACTCGTCCGCAGTGAAAACTTGCGTCGATTGCGCCTCTGTCTCGCCCGTAGTGGCAATCAGGATATCGCGTTCGGTATCGCGGTCGGGGTAGGCCACATCAATCTGCACCAGGAAACGGTCAAGCTGCGCCTCGGGCAGGGGGTAGGTGCCTTCTTGTTCGATCGGGTTCTGCGTTGCCAAAACGTGAAAAGGGTTGCCCAAGGAACGGTTCTGCCCGGCCACAGTCACGGTCTTTTCTTGCATCGCCTGCAATAACGCCGACTGCGTCCGCGGCGAGGCGCGGTTGATCTCGTCGGCCATCAAAAGCTGGCAAAACACCGGCCCTTCGATGAACCGGAACGCTCGTGTGCCATCTTCGGCGGTGTCCAATACTTCGGAGCCAAGAATATCTGCGGGCATCAAGTCGGGAGTGAACTGTACGCGATTGCCATGCAGGCCCATCACGGTGCTGAGGGTCTCAACAAGGCGGGTCTTACCCAAGCCGGGCAAACCGATCAGCAGCCCGTGCCCTCCGCATAGCAGTGCGGTGAGGGTCAGATCCACAACCCGGTCCTGCCCGATGAAACGGTTGGTGATAGACGCTTTGGCCTCGGCCAGCTTGCCGCTCAACGCTTCAATTTGCGCCACCATATCTTCCGCTTCGGCCATGACAAATTCTCTCTCTGGTTTATATCGGTTAGTGTAAGTGTATCTCTCTGACAGGAAATGGCAAAAGCAATGAGCGGACAAAAAACCGTTACCCCCTCCGCAGAAGGCATCCTTGCCTCTGCAAAAGCCGCCAAAACACGCGGATTGCCGCCGCTTGAGAAATGGAACCCCCCGTTTTGCGGGGATCTGGATATGCACATCCGGCGTGATGGGACGTGGTTTTACCAAGGGACACCGATTGGGCGGCCCGAATTGGTCAAATTGTTCTCAACGATTCTCTGGCGGGAAGAGGACAAGTATTACCTCGTCACACCGGTGGAAAAGGTCGGGATCACAGTCGAAGACGCGCCTTTTGTTGCCGTCGATTTTGAGGTTGAGGGGACAGGCAAGGATCAACAGCTGCGGTTTGTTACCAATCTGGAAGACGAAGCATTGGCCGGGCCGGACCATCCGATCCGCGTCGTGCGCGACCCCGAAACGGGGGAGCCGTCCCCTTATGTGTTGATCCGCCGGAACCTGGAGGCGCTGATTGATCGCAAAAGTTTTTATCGGCTTGTCGATATTGGCGCTCATCATGATGGCTGGTTCGGCCTTTGGACAGGCGGGGAATTTTTTGGGATTATCCCGTCGGATGAATTGCCGGACGGGTCGTAAGGCGTCATGAAGTCAGCCGCGAACCTGAGCCTCCTGTGGCCGGAATTGCCCTATCAAGACCGGTTTGCCGCCGCCGCTGCTGCTGGGTTCAGAGCGGTGGAGGTTTTGTTTCCTTATGGGCCGGACACTGCCATCACCAAGGCTGCGTTGAAGGAGCAGAGGCTGGAACTCATCTTGCTCAATGCCCCGTCGCCGCTGTCAGACCCACGCGGGTTTGCAGCGCAGGTGGGTGACGCGGCGGCGTTTCGCGCCGATATGCAGACGGCCTTTGACTGCGCCACCTCTCTTGGCGCGTCGTTTATTCATGTCATGACCGGTGAGGCCGCAGGTGACGCGGCGAAAGCCACGTTGATCAACAACCTGCGCTGGGCGGCAGATGCAGCACCCGACGGGATCACCCTGACGATTGAGCCGTTGAACCGGGTATCGATGCCGGGATACTTCCTGAATGACTACGCCTTGGCTGCCGATATTCTGGACGCGGTCGAGCGTCCCAATGTCGCACTGCAATACGACAGCTTTCATGCTCAGATGATCCACGGTGACGCGGTCCGGGTGTTTGAAACCTACCGTGATCTGATTGCCCATGTGCAGATCGGCGATGCGCCAGAGCGCAGTGGGCCGGGCACGGGTCTTGTCGATTTCGCATCGCTCTTCAATGCGTTGCGGGTGGCTGGCTATAAGGGTTGGATCAGTGGTGAGTATCATCCGGGTCGTCCCACAGAAAAAACACTAGACTGGATGACTGCCCTATGATCCCCGCGCGATTTGCCCCTGTCCTGTTTGGATTTATCCTGTCCGGCCTCATGTCCTTGATGGTGTCAGGCATAGCGACTTATCGGGCATTTGGTTTTTCCGAGGCCTTTGTGCCCTCATGGATGGGCGCTTGGGGGACAAGCTGGTTGGTGGCCTTTCCCGCAGTGCTGATCGTGGCGCCCGTCACCCGGCGATTGGTGGCGGCACTGGTCTGCAAGCACCAAGCCTAAGGGAAAAAGGTCGGCGCATCGCCTTCGGCCCATCTGGGATATTTGCCCATGATCGCGGCAAAACGGTCTGACCTGAGAAAACGCTCCAGCCATGCTTGAAGGTTTGGCCATGGCTGGGCGTCGAACCATTGCTTGTCGATGAATGCGAACTGCCGAACGAAGGGCAGGATCGCGAAATCTGCCAGCGTGGGGTGATCAAAGATCCACTGATCTATCACGGCATCCAGTTCCGTGAGGAACGCGGCCGCCTGATCGCGATGCGCCGAGGGATCTTCATCAGGGTAGCGGGTCGCGTATTTTGTGCGATCCAGCGCATGTTTGAACGGCCCGTCCGCCCGTGCGATCCACTCATGCCCCGCGTTGGACATATTGAGCCATCCTTCCGGATCACGGCGGCGCAACGCCCAGAACATGATATCGAGGCTTTCGTCAATCACGCCCCCTTCGGTGACCAAACAGGGCACCGTTCCGCTGGGTGACGCATCAAGAAAGGCAGGCGCCTTGTCCCGCAGGACAATCTCGCGCAGTTCCGTGGTGGTGCCGCTGACGGCCAACGCCAGACGCGCCCGCATGGCATAGGGACAACGTCGAAAGGAATAGAGGATCGGAGTCATGACTATGGGTTAGCGGAAAATTGGAGGGGAGGCCATGGCGGCAGGTCCGATGTCAAGTGCAGAGCACGGGCGGGCGGCGCCTCCCTAATGCGCCTCTGCCCAGTTCGCGCCCGTACCTGCATCCACGGTCAGCTTCACATCCAGTTTCACCACCGGATCATTGGCGTTTTCCATCACCTCACGGGCGGCGGCGATCAGGGTGTCCTCGGCCCCTTGCTCCACCTCAAACAGCAGTTCGTCATGCACCTGCAACAGCATCGTTGCGGGCAGATCGGCGATGGCGTCCGGCATCCGGATCATCGCGCGGCGGATCACATCGGCGGCGGTGCCTTGGATCGGCGCATTGATCGCGGCGCGGGCGGCAAAACCGGCATGCGGACCCTTGGCACCGATGTTGGGTGTGTGGATCTTGCGGCCAAACAGGGTTTGGACATAGCCGTGTTCTTTGGCAAACGCCTTGGTGTCATCCATATAGGTGCGAATGCCGGGGAAGCGTTCGAAATAGCGGTCGATGAACCCCTGCGCCTCGGACCGGGGAATGCGCAGATTGCGGGCCAGACCAAAGCCGGAAATACCATAAATCACACCAAAGTTGATCGCCTTGGCGCGGCGGCGCACCTCTGGTGTCATCTCGTCCATCGGCACGTCAAACATCTCGGAGGCCGTCATCGCGTGAATGTCGTCACCACGGGCAAAAGCTTCCTTCAGGGCGGGGATATCCGCGATATGGGCCAGAATGCGCAGCTCGATCTGGGAATAATCCAGCGCGACCAACGTCTTGCCTTCTTCGGCGACAAAGGCCTCGCGGATGCGGCGGCCTTCCTCCGTGCGGATTGGAATGTTCTGTAGGTTCGGATCGGTGGAGGCCAAACGCCCTGTCGATGCCCCCGCGATGGAATAAGACGTGTGCACGCGGCCCGTGTCCGGGTTGATGTGGGTTTGTAGCGCGTCGGTATATGTGGACTTCAACTTGCTGAGTTGTCGCCAGTCCAGAACCCGCGCAGGCAAGTCATGCTCGGTGGCGAGATCTTCGAGGACATCAACGCCGGTGGAATACTTGCCGTTCTTGCCCTTCTTGCCGCCCTCAATGCCCATTTCATCAAACAGGATCTCGCCAAGCTGCGCGGGGGAGCCAACGTTGAACTTACGGCCGACAATCTGGTAAATTTCGTCTTCCAGCCCTGCCATTTTCTGTGCAAAGGCGTTGGACATCCGGCTTAGCGTATCGCGGTCCACCTTGATCCCGGACCGCTCCATCGCGGCCAGAACCGGCACCAATGGCCGTTCGAGCGTCTCATAGACTTTGGTCACTTCGGCGCGGTGCAACT
This window of the Sulfitobacter mediterraneus genome carries:
- a CDS encoding DUF4159 domain-containing protein translates to MTILGGIGFTSPWILTALLALPILWLLLRAVPPAPIRRRFPGVALLLGLKDDETVSDRTPWWLLLLRMLAVAAIILGLAGPVLNPEEDQDAGTGPLLIVLDGSWAGAARWQQQTQAIEAQLVRAGRAERTVGILTLTRPDQPSFQSADVWRNRLAGFAPAAWQPAPTVIGKARAIITELPAFDTIWFSDALDYPGRADLLSDLQSKGAVEVFQTAANVLAIAPATYQDSVVKLNVQRALAGPDRTVVLQAEGRDPAGNARILATAEATFDSGATTAEAELSLPAELRARITGFAIAGQRSAGAITLVDDALRRREVALIGGRNDQEGLQLLSPLHYIEQALQPTADLIDGTLTDVLPANPDVIVLADIATISDAENQPLQEWINKGGMLVRFAGPRIAASDISRIDEDPLMPVRLRAGGRSVGGAMSWGEPKALAPFRETSPFFGLRIPDDVVVTAQVVAQPDPSLANRVIAALSDGTPLVTRKTVGQGQIVLFHVTATAEWSTLPLSGLFVEMMERLAVSSASAAPKAKDLAGTTWTPLRVMDGYGALFDAGNLPGVDGADLVAAPAGPTLRPGVYGSGDSRLARNVFTQDSALTPASWPVSVPVRGFAVAPEQPIAGLLLSLSILLLLVDVVATLSLSGRLLRRNAPAMALALLLPAFGWTTPAEAQDNGDDFALAATVDVSLAHIITGNRQLDDIAFAGLQGLSDILFFRTSVEPAPPTSVDLEVDELAFFPILYWPITPDQPRPSSEAYGKLNAYLRSGGLILFDTRDADISRYGAASPNGRKLRELAAPLDIPPLEPLPVDHVLTRTFYLLQDFPGRHSSRDVWVEAAPPDAERIEGMPFRNLNDGVTPVVIGGNDWAAAWAVRGDGAPLLPVGRGYAGERQRELAHRFGVNLVMHVLTGNYKSDQVHVPALLDRLGQ
- a CDS encoding DUF58 domain-containing protein, with the protein product MTPQTTLRAKAEEQAARLPALLARAEHLAGAVLLGAHGRRRAGLGDDFWQYRPAQHGDSRRMIDHRRSAMGDQEYVREREWQIAQSVMLWVDQGASMRFASNKDLPDKADRARLLGLALCILLIRGGERVGLTGTALPPRRGNPQVLRLAEMLTQDDPADYSPPEHRAMIPHARAVFISDFMGDLEAVKLALTKAADRGVRGVLYHVLDPSEEAFPFTGRTIFESMGGTLSHETLKANDLKSRYLERLAARKQELSELCALTGWQYGLHHTDASAQSALLWLYGALDARRGVAT
- a CDS encoding AAA family ATPase, whose amino-acid sequence is MAEAEDMVAQIEALSGKLAEAKASITNRFIGQDRVVDLTLTALLCGGHGLLIGLPGLGKTRLVETLSTVMGLHGNRVQFTPDLMPADILGSEVLDTAEDGTRAFRFIEGPVFCQLLMADEINRASPRTQSALLQAMQEKTVTVAGQNRSLGNPFHVLATQNPIEQEGTYPLPEAQLDRFLVQIDVAYPDRDTERDILIATTGETEAQSTQVFTADELIEAQRLLRRMPVGDSVVEMILDLVRAFRPEESSASAQVRETVAWGPGPRAAQALMLAVRARALLEGRLAPSAEDVTAMARPVLSHRMALNFAARARGDSLQALIDDTAAALGGTKAAA
- a CDS encoding DUF1285 domain-containing protein, which encodes MSGQKTVTPSAEGILASAKAAKTRGLPPLEKWNPPFCGDLDMHIRRDGTWFYQGTPIGRPELVKLFSTILWREEDKYYLVTPVEKVGITVEDAPFVAVDFEVEGTGKDQQLRFVTNLEDEALAGPDHPIRVVRDPETGEPSPYVLIRRNLEALIDRKSFYRLVDIGAHHDGWFGLWTGGEFFGIIPSDELPDGS
- a CDS encoding hydroxypyruvate isomerase family protein, with protein sequence MKSAANLSLLWPELPYQDRFAAAAAAGFRAVEVLFPYGPDTAITKAALKEQRLELILLNAPSPLSDPRGFAAQVGDAAAFRADMQTAFDCATSLGASFIHVMTGEAAGDAAKATLINNLRWAADAAPDGITLTIEPLNRVSMPGYFLNDYALAADILDAVERPNVALQYDSFHAQMIHGDAVRVFETYRDLIAHVQIGDAPERSGPGTGLVDFASLFNALRVAGYKGWISGEYHPGRPTEKTLDWMTAL
- a CDS encoding DUF2798 domain-containing protein is translated as MIPARFAPVLFGFILSGLMSLMVSGIATYRAFGFSEAFVPSWMGAWGTSWLVAFPAVLIVAPVTRRLVAALVCKHQA
- a CDS encoding glutathione S-transferase, with protein sequence MTPILYSFRRCPYAMRARLALAVSGTTTELREIVLRDKAPAFLDASPSGTVPCLVTEGGVIDESLDIMFWALRRRDPEGWLNMSNAGHEWIARADGPFKHALDRTKYATRYPDEDPSAHRDQAAAFLTELDAVIDQWIFDHPTLADFAILPFVRQFAFIDKQWFDAQPWPNLQAWLERFLRSDRFAAIMGKYPRWAEGDAPTFFP